A window from Citrus sinensis cultivar Valencia sweet orange chromosome 5, DVS_A1.0, whole genome shotgun sequence encodes these proteins:
- the LOC102612452 gene encoding elongation of fatty acids protein 3-like, with translation MASNSITSTLQYRLVNHPQILNFTWTQNQTPASSPHFLILSILTYLSLTFLLYHTSTSTSPPPSPLIEPHILKPITAVHNLILLLLSLVMAVGCTLSIVLHSPDLRHILCFPPTISPSGPLFFYAYIFYLSKILEFLDTLLIILSNSIQRLTFLHVYHHATVVVMCYLWLQTKQSLFPIALVTNASVHVIMYGYYLLCVMGLRPKWKRLVTDCQIVQFVFSFVVSVLMLYYHFTGFGCSGVLGWCFNVVFNASLLTLFVNFHSKSYAKKKQG, from the coding sequence ATGGCTTCAAATTCAATCACCTCAACACTCCAATATCGGCTTGTAAACCACCCCCAAATCCTCAACTTCACATGGACTCAAAACCAAACCCCAGCTTCCTCCCCACACTTCCTTATTCTCTCCATCCTCACTTACCTCTCCCTCACATTCCTCCTCTACCACACATCAACATCAacatcaccaccaccatcaccTCTCATTGAACCCCACATCCTCAAGCCCATCACAGCCGTCCATAACCTcatcctcctcctcctctccCTCGTCATGGCCGTTGGTTGCACTCTCTCCATCGTCCTCCATTCACCCGACCTCCGTCACATCCTCTGTTTCCCCCCCACCATTTCTCCCTCCGGTCCCCTCTTCTTCTACGCTTACATCTTCTACCTCTCCAAAATACTCGAATTCCTAGACACCCTTTTGATCATTTTGTCAAACTCCATCCAACGGCTCACGTTCCTCCACGTCTACCACCATGCAACCGTCGTCGTAATGTGCTACCTTTGGTTACAGACGAAGCAGTCTTTGTTTCCTATCGCACTTGTCACCAATGCAAGTGTGCACGTGATCATGTACGGGTACTATCTATTGTGTGTGATGGGGTTGCGGCCAAAGTGGAAGAGATTGGTCACTGATTGTCAGATTGTTCAGTTTGTGTTTAGTTTTGTTGTTTCGGTTTTGATGctgtattatcattttacgGGATTTGGTTGCTCTGGGGTTTTGGGTTGGTGCTTCAATGTTGTGTTTAATGCTTCTCTTTTGAcactttttgttaattttcattccAAGAGCTACGCTAAAAAAAAGCAGGGATGA